In Endozoicomonas sp. GU-1, one DNA window encodes the following:
- the rsxC gene encoding electron transport complex subunit RsxC, with translation MNAIVKSPHQDIQSPVAGSQVIASSERKIWPLTGGVHPEENKHQSTSRPVSVPPLPETLVLPLSQHAGLPADPLIRVGDKVLKGQMIAKASGFVSAALHAPTSGTVTAIENRPIPHASGFYDLCIILETDSQEQWCQLAPVADYRQLSPAELVEKVRDAGISGMGGAGFPTAIKLAPGTAINTLIINGTECEPYITADDMLMREKAEAVIQGAEILQYMLGARECLIGIEDNKPEAIAEMRRAAAGKNIDIIVFPTIYPSGGEKQLIQILTGQEVPSGKLPADLGMVVQNVGTAVAVKDAIVDGKPLISRITTLTGDALAAPQNVDVLIGTLAQDLLQYAALKTSELSTLVFGGPMMGFTVDRMDIPVIKTSNCLIAATEDEFPAAPDAQACIRCGHCAEACPSSLLPQQLYWHARAENHEQLMHHNLFDCIECGACSFVCPSSIPLVQYYRASKGAIRTQEAKHTKSERSKQRYEDRLARLEQEKAEKEAKRKANAERAAKLKAAKTAEQTESDAKAEEDPIQAAIARAKARKAAAAAGNLEPASARQASDRPLSAKQKELKVQLSMAKAQAKKTERALAAAEASAELKGDRKDIEQLKSNLAMLNEQVSQLQQAFDENSQDSASKDSPEKPAKAAKPALSDNEKKRKVELAMAKASLKKAERALAAAVESGSPDEQENTESFKQAVEACQANIKRLEAEASELPTETVTTPSADAKPSAKKAKAPLSDEAKKLKIESAMANAAVKKLQRAIASAGEDEQDTLKHQLVAAEQKAAELKQALESLS, from the coding sequence ATGAACGCAATTGTCAAAAGTCCACACCAGGACATACAGAGCCCTGTGGCCGGGAGCCAGGTGATAGCCAGTTCTGAACGCAAAATCTGGCCACTGACCGGTGGGGTTCACCCGGAAGAAAACAAGCATCAGTCCACCAGCCGCCCTGTCAGTGTTCCGCCTCTGCCTGAAACACTGGTGCTGCCATTGTCGCAACACGCCGGTTTGCCTGCAGATCCGCTGATTCGCGTGGGGGACAAAGTACTCAAAGGCCAGATGATTGCCAAAGCGTCCGGCTTTGTCAGCGCCGCGTTGCATGCGCCCACCTCGGGCACTGTTACCGCCATTGAGAACCGTCCGATTCCCCATGCCTCCGGCTTTTATGATCTGTGCATCATTCTCGAAACCGATAGCCAGGAGCAATGGTGTCAACTGGCACCCGTAGCGGATTATCGTCAACTGTCGCCTGCTGAGCTGGTAGAAAAAGTACGTGATGCCGGCATCAGCGGTATGGGTGGTGCCGGCTTCCCTACAGCCATCAAACTGGCACCCGGCACAGCAATCAATACCCTGATTATCAATGGTACGGAGTGTGAGCCCTATATTACCGCCGACGATATGCTGATGCGGGAAAAGGCTGAAGCGGTGATTCAGGGCGCAGAAATCCTCCAATACATGCTCGGTGCCCGAGAGTGCCTGATCGGTATTGAAGACAACAAGCCGGAAGCCATCGCCGAGATGCGCAGGGCCGCGGCTGGCAAAAATATAGACATTATCGTTTTTCCCACCATCTACCCTTCCGGTGGTGAAAAACAGCTGATCCAGATTCTTACCGGTCAGGAGGTGCCTTCCGGAAAACTGCCTGCGGATCTGGGCATGGTGGTTCAGAACGTGGGAACAGCCGTTGCCGTCAAAGACGCCATTGTGGACGGCAAGCCGCTGATCTCACGTATCACCACCCTCACCGGTGATGCCCTGGCAGCGCCACAAAATGTCGACGTATTGATCGGTACACTGGCTCAGGACCTGCTGCAATATGCGGCGCTCAAAACGTCCGAATTATCAACGCTGGTGTTTGGCGGTCCCATGATGGGCTTCACTGTTGATCGCATGGATATCCCGGTGATCAAAACCTCAAACTGCCTGATTGCCGCGACGGAGGATGAATTTCCGGCAGCACCGGATGCCCAGGCCTGTATCCGTTGCGGGCACTGTGCCGAAGCGTGCCCGTCTTCATTGCTGCCCCAGCAGCTTTACTGGCACGCCAGGGCTGAGAACCATGAGCAGCTTATGCACCACAATCTCTTTGACTGTATCGAGTGCGGTGCCTGCTCCTTTGTCTGCCCGTCGTCTATTCCGCTGGTTCAGTATTACCGGGCATCCAAAGGCGCTATTCGTACCCAGGAAGCCAAACACACCAAGTCCGAGCGCTCCAAGCAGCGCTACGAAGATCGCCTGGCCAGACTGGAGCAGGAAAAAGCCGAGAAAGAGGCCAAACGAAAAGCCAATGCCGAACGGGCAGCAAAACTGAAGGCGGCCAAAACAGCGGAACAAACCGAAAGCGACGCCAAAGCCGAAGAAGACCCGATCCAGGCTGCTATCGCCCGGGCCAAGGCACGAAAAGCAGCGGCGGCTGCCGGGAACTTGGAGCCCGCGTCAGCCAGACAAGCGTCTGATCGACCACTTTCTGCCAAACAGAAAGAGCTGAAAGTTCAGCTGTCCATGGCCAAAGCTCAGGCCAAAAAGACAGAGAGAGCGCTGGCTGCCGCCGAAGCTTCTGCTGAGCTTAAAGGTGACAGGAAAGATATTGAACAACTGAAGTCTAATCTGGCGATGCTGAATGAGCAGGTAAGTCAACTTCAGCAGGCGTTTGATGAAAACAGTCAGGATTCTGCCAGCAAAGACAGTCCAGAGAAGCCCGCTAAAGCAGCCAAACCGGCACTCTCAGACAATGAGAAGAAACGCAAGGTTGAACTGGCCATGGCCAAAGCTTCGTTGAAAAAAGCAGAGCGCGCACTGGCAGCAGCGGTTGAGAGCGGCTCTCCTGATGAGCAGGAGAACACCGAGTCGTTCAAGCAGGCCGTCGAAGCGTGCCAGGCCAACATCAAGCGCCTCGAAGCTGAGGCTTCAGAGCTTCCGACAGAAACGGTGACAACCCCTTCTGCGGATGCCAAACCATCAGCAAAAAAGGCCAAAGCGCCATTAAGTGATGAAGCGAAAAAGCTGAAAATCGAGTCAGCCATGGCCAACGCTGCGGTGAAAAAACTTCAGCGCGCGATCGCCAGTGCCGGTGAAGATGAGCAGGATACGCTGAAACACCAGCTGGTGGCAGCGGAACAAAAGGCGGCTGAGCTGAAACAGGCGCTGGAGAGTCTCTCGTGA
- the rsxB gene encoding electron transport complex subunit RsxB has translation MDIVLYAIGALLALALIFGAILGFAAIRFKVEGNPIVDQINEILPQTQCGQCGYPGCRPYAEAIANGDAINKCPPGGQATINTLADLLDVEPEPLDAEHGQESVTKVAFIREAECIGCTKCIQACPVDAILGAAKQMHTVISDECTGCDLCVEPCPVDCIEMRPVDITVRTWSWALPQPNHGKAGLIATDLRGQTV, from the coding sequence ATGGACATTGTTCTTTACGCCATTGGAGCCCTGCTGGCTCTTGCCCTGATTTTCGGGGCGATTCTCGGTTTTGCTGCTATCCGCTTTAAGGTGGAAGGCAACCCGATTGTTGACCAGATTAATGAAATTCTGCCCCAGACCCAGTGTGGCCAGTGCGGTTATCCGGGGTGTCGCCCCTATGCGGAAGCCATTGCCAATGGCGATGCCATCAATAAGTGTCCGCCCGGTGGTCAGGCAACCATCAACACACTGGCGGACCTGCTGGATGTAGAGCCTGAGCCGCTGGATGCGGAACATGGGCAGGAGTCGGTCACCAAAGTTGCCTTTATCCGGGAAGCGGAGTGCATCGGTTGTACCAAGTGCATTCAGGCCTGCCCGGTGGATGCCATCCTGGGTGCCGCCAAACAGATGCATACGGTGATTTCCGATGAGTGTACCGGCTGCGATCTCTGTGTTGAGCCCTGCCCTGTTGACTGTATTGAAATGCGTCCTGTGGATATCACGGTCAGGACCTGGAGCTGGGCGCTGCCCCAGCCGAATCATGGCAAGGCTGGCTTGATTGCCACTGACCTCAGGGGGCAGACCGTATGA
- the rsxA gene encoding electron transport complex subunit RsxA, with product MSELILILVSAILVNNFVLVQFLGLCPFMGVSNKLESAMGMSMATTFVLTLASICSYLTYKYVLLPLNLEFLKTISFILVIAVVVQFTEMVVRKTSPLLHKVLGVFLPLITTNCAVLGVALLNTNRMDSSLVDSATYGFGAAAGFSLVLVLFSAMRERIAAADVPTPFRGAAIGMISAGLMSLAFMGFTGLIKL from the coding sequence ATGAGCGAACTGATACTGATTCTGGTCAGCGCCATACTGGTTAACAACTTTGTACTGGTCCAATTCCTTGGGTTGTGTCCTTTTATGGGCGTGTCCAACAAGCTGGAATCGGCCATGGGTATGTCGATGGCCACGACCTTTGTGCTGACACTGGCCTCTATCTGCAGCTATTTAACGTATAAGTACGTCCTATTGCCACTGAACCTGGAGTTTCTGAAAACCATCTCATTCATTCTGGTGATTGCCGTGGTGGTGCAATTCACCGAGATGGTGGTGCGCAAAACCAGCCCGCTGCTGCATAAGGTGCTGGGCGTGTTCCTGCCACTGATCACCACAAACTGTGCGGTACTCGGGGTTGCCCTGCTGAACACCAACCGGATGGACAGCTCACTGGTGGATTCAGCCACCTACGGCTTTGGTGCTGCGGCCGGTTTTTCCCTGGTACTGGTGCTGTTTTCCGCCATGCGTGAGCGCATCGCCGCGGCGGACGTGCCAACGCCATTCAGAGGGGCCGCCATCGGTATGATCAGCGCCGGTCTGATGTCGTTGGCATTTATGGGGTTTACCGGACTGATCAAACTGTGA
- a CDS encoding SDR family oxidoreductase, protein MNKPLVVITGASSGIGEAVARAMSQLGHPLLLLARRAERLEALDLTDALCRRVDVTDRDALKLVIEEAESHYGPTDCLINNAGLMQLGRVDEQDPAEWDTMVDVNIKGVLNGIHAVARQMKARKGGTIFNISSVAGIKGFPNHMAYCGTKFAVHGLSETLREELADDSVRVVTIAPGAVETELLSHTTSSDIKEGYEQWKHGMGGVITAEDIARCITFVYQQPQNVCIRELVVTATRQTA, encoded by the coding sequence ATGAATAAACCATTGGTCGTTATTACCGGAGCCAGCTCTGGTATTGGTGAAGCCGTTGCCAGGGCCATGAGTCAGCTTGGACATCCATTGTTATTACTGGCCAGAAGGGCCGAGCGCCTGGAGGCCCTGGATCTGACTGACGCACTTTGCCGACGAGTGGATGTGACGGATCGTGATGCCCTGAAACTGGTTATCGAAGAAGCCGAGTCCCACTATGGACCTACAGACTGTCTTATCAACAATGCCGGGCTAATGCAGCTGGGGCGTGTCGATGAACAGGATCCTGCCGAGTGGGATACCATGGTTGATGTGAATATCAAAGGTGTTTTGAATGGCATCCATGCCGTTGCCCGTCAGATGAAAGCCAGAAAAGGTGGAACCATCTTCAATATCAGCTCAGTGGCTGGTATCAAGGGCTTTCCAAATCACATGGCCTACTGTGGTACCAAGTTTGCTGTGCATGGTTTGTCTGAAACCCTGAGAGAAGAACTGGCTGACGACAGTGTACGGGTGGTAACCATCGCACCGGGAGCGGTAGAAACTGAGCTGCTGAGCCATACCACATCCAGTGACATCAAGGAGGGCTATGAGCAGTGGAAGCACGGCATGGGCGGCGTTATCACGGCAGAGGATATTGCTCGTTGTATTACCTTTGTGTATCAGCAGCCACAAAATGTCTGTATCCGTGAGCTGGTAGTTACGGCTACCCGACAAACGGCGTAG
- a CDS encoding baculoviral IAP repeat-containing protein: MECHRLNPNVSRAPQRAYLLLPEPGEESHTPVHSRNPLAGNSFSGLRCYAPVPGLLVIHAPPGTPFEPRYLHTRKSHHAPSGHVYTRLPHENTPSPSQPIDMLMAKAATFKGFEKNFPYHTPKELADAGFSCSKHSDSVYCDKCDMHVGNWKPDDLPWIEHTRLSPDCAIVKWEMGQSFIKTIKESFDVEKQLKQHCDQHTPVKENPYNTLVKFRLSWPYQQLEQIYNRNLKDLPEQMRKVEQAFIHWHYTENLSGNSTLHASCILSLLDPRNHNKAAIAESCRRYEQEYNEYQDQLKELKELKEVQKLIVQLKNERIALFEQVNQQRQIRIKAEQESEDAKIARRLQEQYNNEQFRLPAH, translated from the coding sequence ATGGAATGTCATCGGCTTAACCCGAATGTTTCTCGAGCCCCACAGCGTGCATACCTTCTTCTGCCAGAGCCCGGGGAAGAGAGCCATACACCGGTTCACTCTCGCAACCCCCTGGCGGGCAATTCATTTAGTGGTCTTCGATGTTATGCACCGGTCCCGGGATTACTGGTAATTCACGCGCCTCCCGGCACGCCGTTTGAGCCAAGATATCTGCATACCCGTAAATCACATCATGCACCTTCCGGGCATGTTTATACCCGGCTTCCCCACGAGAACACGCCAAGCCCTTCTCAACCAATTGATATGCTGATGGCCAAAGCAGCCACTTTCAAGGGCTTTGAGAAGAACTTCCCCTATCATACTCCGAAGGAATTGGCTGATGCGGGATTTTCCTGCAGTAAACACAGTGACTCAGTTTATTGTGATAAATGTGATATGCATGTTGGCAACTGGAAACCTGATGATCTCCCATGGATTGAACATACTCGCCTGTCGCCAGACTGCGCGATCGTGAAGTGGGAAATGGGTCAATCATTTATCAAAACGATTAAAGAGTCATTTGATGTGGAAAAACAATTAAAACAGCACTGCGATCAACACACTCCTGTAAAAGAGAATCCTTACAATACGCTTGTAAAATTCAGACTAAGCTGGCCTTACCAACAACTTGAACAGATTTACAATAGAAACCTTAAAGATCTTCCAGAACAAATGCGCAAGGTCGAACAAGCCTTTATTCATTGGCATTATACTGAAAACCTCTCTGGAAATAGCACTTTGCACGCTTCCTGTATTCTAAGCCTGCTTGATCCCCGGAACCATAACAAGGCGGCCATAGCTGAATCCTGTAGAAGGTACGAGCAGGAATACAATGAATACCAGGATCAATTAAAAGAATTAAAAGAATTAAAAGAAGTGCAAAAGCTAATTGTTCAGTTGAAAAATGAGCGCATTGCACTCTTTGAACAAGTAAATCAGCAAAGGCAAATAAGAATCAAGGCTGAACAAGAGAGTGAAGATGCTAAGATCGCCCGCAGACTTCAAGAACAGTACAACAATGAACAGTTTCGATTACCTGCCCACTAA
- a CDS encoding nitrous oxide-stimulated promoter family protein, whose protein sequence is MPLALKGRLKDHPRLTREYFTVTRMIELYCHHHHHQHPSLCNECLSLLAFSKRRLERCIYGVEKPTCANCQVHCYKPEQRRQIREVMKWAGPRLLLKHPILTIQHLIDERRSAPVPPTPGAIE, encoded by the coding sequence ATGCCCCTCGCTCTCAAAGGCCGTCTGAAAGATCACCCCAGGCTGACCCGTGAATATTTTACCGTTACCCGCATGATTGAGCTTTACTGCCACCACCACCACCACCAGCACCCTTCCCTGTGCAATGAATGCCTCTCTCTGCTGGCTTTCAGCAAGCGACGGCTTGAACGCTGTATTTATGGTGTCGAAAAACCCACCTGCGCTAACTGCCAGGTCCATTGCTACAAACCGGAACAACGTCGACAAATTCGTGAAGTGATGAAATGGGCTGGCCCTCGCCTGCTACTTAAACATCCCATTCTGACCATTCAACACCTTATTGATGAACGCAGGTCTGCGCCGGTGCCCCCAACGCCGGGAGCAATTGAATGA
- a CDS encoding DUF2288 domain-containing protein has product MSETVSRELLEKAKLNQETSLIAWSELLRYFARGVVLQVDDSLDLIDVGYQISVDNKSAVEAWVEQGVLGAVSDEQAQSWLTDNRDLWAVVVRPWVLVQEREQEGR; this is encoded by the coding sequence ATGTCTGAGACGGTTAGCCGTGAATTGCTTGAAAAGGCCAAATTAAATCAGGAAACCTCGTTAATAGCCTGGTCTGAACTGCTGCGTTACTTTGCCCGGGGGGTTGTGCTGCAGGTGGATGATTCGCTGGACCTGATTGATGTAGGCTATCAGATCTCGGTAGACAATAAATCAGCGGTAGAAGCCTGGGTTGAACAGGGTGTCCTGGGGGCGGTCAGCGATGAGCAGGCCCAGTCCTGGCTTACCGATAATCGTGATCTGTGGGCGGTTGTGGTTCGCCCCTGGGTACTGGTGCAGGAAAGGGAGCAGGAAGGACGGTAG
- a CDS encoding DNA-3-methyladenine glycosylase I codes for MNDARCSWCHGDELYTQYHDKEWGVPCHNDQKLFEFLILEGAQAGLSWITILKRREGYRTAFHQFDVQQVARMTDQDVEKLMQDEGIIRNRLKIRSAINNARAFIRVQEEFGSFSQYLWSFVNHQPIINRRQSMNDVPATTDISDRMSDDLKKRGFSFVGSTICYAYMQAMGLVNDHLVSCPSYLTEKVIASA; via the coding sequence TTGAACGATGCTCGATGCAGCTGGTGCCATGGCGATGAACTCTATACCCAATACCATGACAAAGAGTGGGGGGTTCCCTGTCATAACGACCAGAAACTCTTTGAATTCCTGATTCTTGAAGGTGCCCAGGCAGGTCTGAGCTGGATCACCATCCTGAAGCGCCGAGAAGGCTATCGGACAGCATTTCATCAATTTGACGTTCAACAAGTGGCCAGAATGACAGACCAGGATGTTGAAAAGCTGATGCAGGATGAAGGCATTATCCGCAACCGGCTGAAAATCCGGAGCGCCATTAACAATGCCAGGGCGTTCATTCGGGTGCAGGAGGAATTTGGCAGCTTCAGCCAGTATCTGTGGTCGTTTGTAAACCATCAGCCCATCATCAACCGGCGACAATCCATGAATGACGTGCCAGCCACCACCGATATTTCAGACCGGATGAGTGACGATCTGAAAAAACGCGGTTTCAGTTTTGTTGGCAGTACGATCTGCTATGCCTATATGCAGGCAATGGGTCTGGTGAACGATCACCTGGTCAGTTGCCCATCTTATCTAACCGAAAAAGTTATTGCTTCTGCATAG
- a CDS encoding FKBP-type peptidyl-prolyl cis-trans isomerase, producing MKIAKEKVALFHYTLKNDAGEVLDSSEGESPMAYLHGEQNIVEGLENALEGKQAGDKFDVVVEPAEGYGEYDESLVQPVPKEQFGDHPVEVGNQFHADTAIGPRIVTVVAIDDEENQVVIDANHSLAGENLHFSVEVVEVREATKEELDHGHVHGPGGHVH from the coding sequence ATGAAGATAGCCAAAGAAAAAGTGGCTCTGTTCCATTACACTCTGAAAAATGATGCGGGAGAAGTTCTCGACAGTTCGGAAGGCGAGTCGCCCATGGCTTATCTTCACGGTGAGCAAAATATTGTCGAAGGGCTGGAAAATGCCCTGGAAGGCAAGCAGGCGGGGGACAAGTTTGATGTGGTGGTTGAGCCTGCTGAAGGCTACGGCGAGTACGACGAAAGTCTGGTGCAGCCGGTACCGAAAGAGCAGTTTGGTGACCATCCTGTAGAGGTGGGTAACCAGTTCCATGCCGATACCGCCATTGGCCCACGTATTGTCACCGTGGTAGCTATTGATGATGAAGAGAACCAGGTGGTGATCGACGCTAACCATTCCCTGGCGGGTGAGAATCTGCACTTTAGCGTTGAAGTGGTTGAAGTTCGAGAAGCCACCAAGGAAGAGCTGGACCACGGTCATGTGCATGGGCCTGGCGGACATGTTCACTGA
- a CDS encoding CD0519/CD1768 family membrane protein, which yields MSDAVSTKSETSTGVRQIVEPLVLLLLAGLLFGYLGQTMGVTHMFNTLFNTAHQLLLNTVLFLMGITVLTGAAGRLLMEFHVISLIERLLVPLMRPVFNLPGRAAMAAMMTFFSDNPAIIGLAKDRRFNHSFKVPEIISLTNFGTSFGMGLIVITFMATLQNNETGATYFLPAMIGLGGALVGAIISTRLMQRLIRNDSRLHELSIKDTHSELLDDHSSTDPVWLRFLNALLDGGKGGVKMGVAIIPGVLIISTFVMVLTFGAPVTGYTGGAFEGVALLPKLASHVTWLFELLFGFDHAELVAFPITSLGAVGAAMSLVPNFISQGIIGGSDIAVFTAMGMCWSGYLSTHTAMLDSLGFRQLTSKAILAHTIGGICAGIAARYLYLLLSPFIG from the coding sequence ATGAGTGATGCAGTCTCGACCAAATCGGAAACCTCAACGGGTGTACGTCAAATCGTAGAGCCGCTAGTCCTTCTCCTTCTGGCAGGGCTTTTGTTTGGCTACCTTGGCCAGACCATGGGTGTTACCCACATGTTCAACACCCTCTTCAACACCGCGCACCAGCTGTTGTTAAATACCGTACTGTTCCTGATGGGAATCACTGTATTAACCGGTGCCGCAGGTCGTCTGCTGATGGAGTTCCATGTCATTTCCCTGATCGAACGGCTGCTGGTGCCATTAATGAGACCTGTGTTCAATCTCCCAGGCCGTGCTGCCATGGCGGCCATGATGACCTTTTTCTCAGATAACCCCGCCATCATTGGCCTGGCAAAAGACAGGCGTTTCAACCACTCCTTTAAGGTTCCCGAAATCATCTCACTGACCAATTTCGGTACCTCTTTTGGTATGGGACTTATTGTCATCACCTTTATGGCAACCCTGCAGAATAATGAGACCGGCGCTACCTATTTCCTGCCGGCCATGATTGGCCTGGGCGGTGCCCTTGTTGGAGCCATCATATCCACACGGCTGATGCAGCGCCTTATCCGAAATGATTCCCGGCTGCATGAGCTAAGCATTAAAGATACTCACAGTGAACTTCTGGATGACCACAGCTCCACAGATCCGGTCTGGTTGAGATTCCTCAACGCTCTGCTAGATGGCGGTAAAGGTGGCGTCAAAATGGGGGTAGCGATTATTCCCGGAGTATTAATCATCAGTACGTTTGTTATGGTGCTGACCTTTGGCGCACCAGTAACCGGCTACACCGGTGGAGCGTTTGAGGGAGTGGCCCTGCTGCCCAAACTGGCCAGCCATGTTACCTGGCTGTTTGAGCTGCTGTTTGGCTTTGATCATGCCGAACTGGTTGCCTTCCCCATTACCTCGCTGGGTGCGGTTGGTGCCGCCATGTCGCTGGTACCAAACTTTATCAGCCAGGGCATTATTGGTGGCAGTGATATTGCCGTGTTTACAGCGATGGGGATGTGCTGGAGTGGTTACCTGAGTACCCATACGGCCATGCTCGATTCTCTTGGCTTTCGACAGCTCACCTCAAAAGCCATTCTGGCTCATACGATTGGTGGTATCTGTGCCGGTATCGCTGCCCGTTATCTTTACCTGCTGCTCAGTCCTTTTATTGGCTAA
- a CDS encoding peptide chain release factor 3, translating into MPPSTSPLLREVEARRTFAIISHPDAGKTTITEKLLLLGGAIQLAGTVKGRKSGRMATSDWMKMEQERGISITTSVMQFPYDGRTVNLLDTPGHEDFSEDTYRTLTAVDSCLMVIDGAKGVEDRTIKLMEVCRLRDTPIFTFVNKMDREVRDQIEVLDEIEDILKIQCAPITWPIGMGKQFKGVYNLYTDTIHVFKPGQASVVPEDIRIKGLESAEARTLLGDLHEELMEEIELVKGASHEFDLEEYLAGRMTPVFFGTALANFGVREMLDDFVKWAPSPMPRETNERTVVANEENFSGFVFKIQANMDPKHRDRIAFLRICSGKYTRNMKMKHVRIGKDVKIADAVTFLAGDRSHVDEATSGDIIGLHNHGTIQIGDTFTQGEMLKFMGIPHFAPELFRRVRLKDPLKLKQLQKGLQQLSEEGATQLFMPVNNNDLILGAVGVLQFDVVMRRLKDEYKVEAIYEPVNVNTARWIDCSDQKKLEEFKRKCADNLAMDGGGHLTYLAPTRVNLSLAEERYPDVTFRTTREH; encoded by the coding sequence ATGCCTCCATCAACGTCACCACTTCTCCGGGAAGTTGAAGCCAGACGCACTTTTGCTATCATCTCCCACCCCGATGCCGGTAAAACCACGATTACCGAAAAGCTCCTGCTGCTCGGCGGTGCCATTCAGCTTGCCGGTACGGTAAAAGGCCGCAAGAGCGGGCGAATGGCCACCTCTGACTGGATGAAGATGGAACAGGAGCGTGGTATCTCCATCACCACCTCGGTGATGCAGTTTCCCTATGACGGCCGTACCGTAAACCTTCTGGATACGCCCGGACACGAAGATTTCTCCGAGGACACCTACCGGACACTGACCGCTGTTGACAGCTGCCTAATGGTCATCGATGGTGCCAAAGGTGTCGAAGATCGCACCATCAAACTGATGGAAGTCTGCCGCCTGCGGGACACACCAATATTTACCTTCGTTAATAAAATGGACCGTGAAGTCCGTGACCAGATTGAAGTACTGGATGAAATTGAAGATATCCTGAAAATCCAGTGTGCACCTATCACCTGGCCTATCGGCATGGGTAAACAGTTCAAAGGGGTTTATAACCTCTATACCGATACCATTCATGTGTTCAAACCCGGTCAGGCCAGTGTGGTTCCGGAAGATATCCGGATCAAAGGTCTGGAGTCAGCAGAAGCCAGAACCCTGCTGGGTGATCTCCATGAAGAGTTGATGGAGGAAATTGAGCTGGTGAAAGGTGCCAGCCATGAGTTTGATCTGGAAGAGTATCTTGCCGGTCGGATGACTCCGGTCTTCTTTGGTACCGCACTGGCCAACTTCGGCGTTCGGGAAATGCTGGATGATTTTGTCAAGTGGGCTCCCTCCCCCATGCCCCGGGAAACCAATGAACGCACGGTGGTCGCCAATGAAGAGAACTTCTCAGGGTTCGTCTTTAAAATCCAGGCCAATATGGACCCCAAACACCGTGACCGCATTGCCTTTCTGAGAATCTGTTCCGGCAAATACACGCGGAATATGAAAATGAAACATGTTCGTATCGGCAAGGATGTAAAAATTGCCGATGCCGTGACGTTCCTGGCGGGCGACCGTTCCCATGTGGATGAAGCGACCTCCGGTGATATCATCGGTCTGCACAACCACGGGACTATCCAGATTGGTGACACCTTTACCCAGGGTGAAATGCTGAAGTTTATGGGCATCCCTCACTTTGCGCCCGAGCTGTTCCGCCGTGTCCGCCTGAAAGACCCATTAAAGCTCAAGCAATTGCAAAAAGGGCTGCAACAGCTCTCGGAAGAAGGTGCTACCCAGCTATTCATGCCAGTGAACAATAATGACCTGATCCTGGGGGCAGTAGGTGTACTGCAGTTTGATGTGGTCATGCGCCGACTGAAAGATGAATACAAAGTTGAAGCGATCTATGAGCCGGTTAACGTCAACACCGCGCGCTGGATTGACTGCAGTGACCAGAAAAAGCTGGAAGAGTTCAAGCGCAAGTGCGCTGATAACCTGGCCATGGATGGCGGTGGCCATCTGACCTATCTGGCACCCACCCGGGTCAACCTTTCCCTGGCGGAAGAGCGCTACCCGGATGTGACTTTCCGCACGACCCGGGAACATTGA